Below is a window of Cydia amplana chromosome 3, ilCydAmpl1.1, whole genome shotgun sequence DNA.
CCTCGCCGTGCCAACGACTGTCCGTTATCAAGTGATCACTCAATATCAACAACATTAAACTTTGTAAAGGGTGTCCAAACCATATCACACCCCGGGGTTTTGGGTGCGGAAATGTTTTAGGTATACCACCCAAAAAATGggtaaaaactgaaaaaataattatttaaaatttccaAGCGCATTTgaaacttaagtacctactacatatttttGAATTCGTAGtttagtaactattacttattaaacaaagttataaatacctatacaaaatCATTCCCGCATCTAAAACCTAGGGGTATGCTTATGTAAACCGATTCCATAAATAAACCGTTTTTGATATTCATTAGGTACATCATGAGGAGTCATGAAGGTACGAGCCGGGCTTTGAACTTGCAACCCCGTACCGCTAGGCTAACGGCGCTCCATtgctaatacctacctatgcccTCGAGTGTACCACCATTAACCTGCCAGCGTTGACCTTCCGTCAGGGTCAATCCAGCCCTCGGCAGCAGACATCGATTAACATCCAGATCCCTATCGCCACCATCCATAGACGACTGCCACCAGAGCCCGTTTTGTGAAAACGATGTCGTAGCTCTAAAGAAATTACCCTGAGGCAACTCATTCCACATTCAgctctatatttatttaaggcTACAAATCAACAGCTAATTAAATGATACTGCACTAGCTACTTACTGTTTAGCTCTGTTAAGTACCTCAAGCTTCTTGGATTGGAGGCCAGTTTGCCTTTATGTTCCAGAGATGACCCCGAAACTTTAGGTACTGGACTTCGTTCTTAATGTCAACACCAAATAGGTATCACAAGGACAATGGCGAGAATGCCCTGAGACTTTGGCACCGTGACAAATGGGGATTTCTTAGCGGAAAACGCGCAGATGTGTGTCTTGTTTAGGGTTGGACTGGACGAGATTATAATTATTACCCTATGCCCTATTCGGAGACCTGGCGATGGGACGTCTCGATCTCAGACGTAAGGGCTCAGATGAATAGGCtaggtattacctacctatctgataagcatgttagtagaaaGTGGTACCACATTTCTTCTAACGAAGTTCACCATGATGGCTTAGACAACGGGACAGAATAAATACATTAATGTAGATCCACCATTAAATGCTGCGTCTAGTTCCATCTAGCCACGACCCACTGCCCGACCAAGAGCTTCAGACAGGAGCGAGGCGCGTTTAAAATACCATTACTCTAATATACTAATATACTCGACACTTATATGTCAATTCTAAACTACAATTATATCTGACCTTGAGCAAATTGGCGGTTTTGTTTTAAACTCATAATAACGCTTGAACGGTTTGAGTCAGTTTGACGTGATTTTTGAAGAGATTTATGGCGCTCtccaaaaaaataaattgtgGGAGACAAATTGTTTCCAAAAAATtgcacttttaaaaagtttacgtacctacctagttaataGGTTAGATATCTACTAATTTTCGCTACTAAAATTCACTTCCGTAAAGGCGCTGTAGTAAATGTCTTTCGACGTGAAATTGCCTTAGTTTCGTGGGCACCAAttattgataatgataaaatCAGGGCTGGGGCGCGCGACGAGGCAATTCTTCACGACGACGACGCTACACGGCTTCAAGTATCTCTGCTCGGGATTCCATTCAGATCGGTGAGTTTTAGCAATTTATTACTCATTTttggtaatttttagggttccgtacccaaagggtaaaaacgggaccctattactaagactccgctgtccgtccgtccgtccgtccgtctgtcaccaggctgtatctaacgaaccgtgatagctagacagttgaaattttcacagatgatgtatttctgttgccgctataacaacaaatactaaaaacagaataaaataaagatttaagtggggctcccatacaacaaacgtgatttttgaccgaagttaagcaacgtcgggcggggtcagtacttggatgggtgaccgtttttttgcttgttttgctctattttttgttgatggtgcggaaccctccgtgcgcgagtccgactcgcacttggccggtttttaggattccgtacctcaaaaggaaaaataagGAACCCTtaatcactcgtgtgtctggctgtccgtctgtctattttctccgaaactgctgaaccaattaagttgaaatttggtacacataatGTAAGTCtgtatctaaataccgcctaaaccagcaaaacaatttttctgcattttttgccatttactatgtaaatatggttcaaaaagaaaaaactcttatgataccgatacgactatttgtttaggcgggagctatcacgactccgccattttgaaaaatttccaaaaaccggatcgacaaaaaaaaattatttagtcatagaattcggtcacaaaagtttcacgaaaatcggttaagaattgcgacccgtagaggagaacatccggacatacaaaagcaaaatgcccgagtcaaaacgtagaccttcgctacgctgcgGTCAAAAATACGTACTAGTCGTTTATAGGTAGGGGTGAGGGGGGCAGCTATCACTAGAGGCAGCTTAGAACAACTGCgtttaatcatttatttttgatGTGATAATGATCCAAATCCATATTTAGGGCTTGCAACATCGACCCACACGACTGTCACCTGACAGATTTGACGTTTGACAGAACATGAACGAACAagtagcttattttgttttcgATGCTACCCGTTAGCGGTATTTGTGCAGATTTGTAAGGTTTCTCAGGCTGTATTTGAAGGAAGTGGTAAGTGAAACTTAATCTATTCCGTTTAGTGACGAAGGATGAATAATCAGAATTTGTAATGTTTCTGGAAAATAACgacgtttattttttttaaataggggttggggtagttttgaaaaaaacataggaGGCAGTTTTGATTAGCAGTCTGTTCAAAACTACCCCAGCCATAAGAAATGTTCATATCTGCCCCGATATTAActgacatgtaggtacctaaattgaaacaatacctaataatattttagttattttagtaAATGCTAGTAAAATAAAGAATGCATTTACCAAAATTCCTTGAACAACCTAAGTGGTTCAGTGCTTATTACAGTTATTACGTTTAGTctatgtttaatataatatttattagaattctgtaattacaatattacaaaatattaaattagtgtaatataaataattataaaattgcaAGAATtgcaatttattgatttaagcaaagtaTAATAAATACTCATATAATCCGTTGTTAAAACATTATTGTGGTAGTTTTGAACAATGGTGTGTGCAAAACTGCCTCAAGGGGGTAGCTTTAGTAAGATTTCAATACTTTTCAAAGGTACCCCCACTGAGGCACCTTTGAACACTCCAAAAAACATTAATGTACAAAACTACCCCATCTTTGTTGTAACTGCAAATTATACGATTAAAATGTTAACACGATTATTTTTAGTGACAAACTGTATTAAgtacagataaaaaaaatacggatATCTCGATATTGTTGCCTTTACAGCCCATATTTCAAATCTGCCCCACGTAAGTTCAAAGCCACCCCCTCTTGGGGCAGTATCGAACATTATTCCTTGAGTTGCAATAATCTAATTTGTACTTTTATCTTTAGCTTTATATATGTGGAAATGCAATaattacataggttaataacaTAGGTTGTTGTGTACAGGCTTAAAACTGGTTTCTGTAGGTAATATTTTGAACTATGACCATTAATGTAAAAAGTGTACTAGGCTGCCCCCCTCTCCCCTAAGTATAATCACAATCCGTTCAAATAtataagcatattttttttttcataagacACTACGTGTTACATTGAAATAGGACTGCCAAACTGCGAAACAGTTTGATGGCAGTTAGTATAGCTCTTGATATACATTTTTAACTCAATGTGCAGTTACACTGTAAAATCAATACCTATTTGTATTTGTGTAAGTTACAAACGCGGCTGCACCGGTGTGCACCAGTTACAAGCTTACAAGTTACACGTGGTTTACGTGTACGTTCCAAAACGGCTTCAGTCCCTTTAACCCATTTACCGCCAAACACGTCAACTGACTTGCGCGGcttcagcccaatatcaaccttcgtgcattctgaCAAGGTTCAagatgacgcgccgcgcacgataCGCGTGGCGCTCAAAGGGTTCTAGTGTAATATGGAGTTGGGCTGTTTTGGAACGGAGTGGTGTTACCACTGGTGTTACAACCCCGCCTAGATATTAGCCACCCTAGCACGCAAATGTCTGGTTCTATTTTTACCGCAGACATAGACACTAAATGTGTCAATTTCGTGTCGATGCATATCGAAATCTCTGCAACTATAATTGACCGTTGGCGTGGGTGGACTTTATGACTTCGCAATAAGGATTAGGATTACATTGTCAGTCAACAATGTGGACGATGGTAATACCTATTCCCCATCTTActcaaaaaatatgatgtaccatAGATCTTAATTAGGCTGGCTAATTAAAAACAACggtacatatttttgagtaagttatatgtgTACCTGACTGTAAAAGCACAGTCATGTTAGTACAAGACTTTTGTCTAATTCCTTAAGAACTAGAATATTACCTAGTATTCCAACATTCACCGGTCGCTACAGTAAAATAAAACCTATAAGATTTACCGAGCCAATGTCCGTATacggtagggttgccatacgtcccggttcgccgggacatgtcccggtttgaagcacggtgtcccggcgtcccggccggtaaggaaattgtcccggtttaaaaatcatagttatttagtagggggctggacttggtaaataataatatacctacatttctacgtttcatatggccaaaattaaaaaaaaatgttttatggtacctaatacttttacctaatgtccaatatcagtttctcagacacacaatcattagattgTATTAGATtgtaaaagctataaaataacataatttacataatcatcattagatgattatgtaaattatgttattttatagcttttaaagtctgtaatgtagagctcgaatttcaggctcccgagggcctaaaacagATTGCtgaactttttaaaaatcaatttttGGTTCGCTCACCACTAGGGCCATCACATGCAGGGTGCGAGGCTGAGACCATTACGATCGGGACTAAAATAACCGCCGAGGATGTCACGAAAACGATAAAGAAAATGTCTAGAGGCAAATCCCCGGGGCACGATGGTCTCAGCATCGAACACCTGCAACATGCGGGCCCACACCTACCTCGAGTGCTGGCAATGTTATATACTTTGTGTCTGGGACATTCGTATTTACCGGCCGAACTAATGAAAACCGTTGTGGTTCCGATTGTAAAAAACAAGACTGGAGATACGTCGGACAAGACCAACTACAGGCCAATTTCTCTTGCCACTGTTATTGCAAAAATACTTGACAGTCTGCTTAATACACAATTAGATAAGTATATACAGCTGCACGGCAATCAGTTCGGGTTTAGGCCCGGATTGTCGACTGAAAGTGCTATATTGTGTTTAAAGCAGACTGTTAGGTATTATACTGATAGAGACACACCTGTTTATGCGTGCTTTCTCGACCTATCGAGGGCTTTTGACCTGGTCTGTTATGATATACTATGGAGAAAGCTTATGGAGATGGAGGTACCTCCGGAGCTTATATCCATTTTCAAATTCTGGTACACAAGACAGGTCAATAGCGTTCGATGGGCAGGAGCGTTGTCGGAACCGTATAGTTTGGAGTGCGGGGTAAGGCAGGGAGGGCTAACCTCCCCGGAGCTCTTCAATCTATACGTAAATGGACTTATTGCCGAGCTCAGCAGCACACATGTCGGTTGCCACGTGCAGGGCGTTTGCATTAACAATATTAGCTACGCGGACGACATGGTGCTGTTGAGCGCGTCACCCTGTGGTCTCGCGAGGCTTATAACGGTCTGCGAGCGGTACGCTGCAGCACACGGGCTTAAATACAACTCTGCAAAGAGCGAAATGATGGTGTTTGGAGTCAGAGGTAAATGTCCATCAACAGTCCCAGTATTACAACTAAACAAAACCCCGCTTAAGTTGGTAGACAATTTTAAGTACCTGGGACATATGATTACCTCTGACCTCAAGGACGGTGCCGATGTCGAAAGGGAGCGCAGGGCACTGGCTGTGAGGGCGAACATGATTGCCCGCAGGTTCGCTTGTAGCTCACCGGCAGTAAAGGTTACGTTATTCCGAGCCTTTTGTACATCTTTTTACACCAGCAGCCTGTGGGTGAACTACACGCAAAGGCAGTACAGTGCCCTGCGTGTACAGTACAATAATGCATTTAGGGTGCTGATGGGGCTTCCTCGCTACTGCAGCGCGTCAACAATGTTTGCGGAGGCGCGCGTAGATAGTTTTGCTGCCATTATGCGCAAAAGAGCCACTTCATTGTTATGCAGGGTGAGGAACAGCACCAACAGCATCCTAGCCATGTATGCAGGCAGGTTTGATGGGGCCTACCTGAACCACTGTGGTGCACTCCATatgtgcataaataaataaataaatatgtaaatataatgattaatgtagttagttaataagtttgtgtgtgtgtacctactaacattagttgtaagattaaatgtgtcactaacgaaattgatcctttgttggtcttaaataaatttaatttaattttttttaatttaatttaaaatctcattaatggaacttcggccctccgaataaatcttgtacatatgacacatattattgttgagtaagaTTTGACGACTGGTTCGtgttagagcgctgctttcttacgctacggcttacgtaggcgaacaacgtgcgaacgccgcgcggcggccgcgccgcttcgcgtctaaaggccaagccacaccggatgcgtgtgcgtggcgtgcacgtacacgtacgcgtcccgctgcgttgtagaatacgaaaacacataagagaggacacaccgcttgcgtgacgtgtgcgtgacgtgcgcgtacgcgtgacttgcacgcaacgcagctccgacgagacaaaccggctgcgtactgcgtgcacgcgtccacgcagcggagcggcaacgtcgcttcgttgcgtgcagtgatgacgttgtgtttaactgcgatccctatgagagggcgaaccgagcaggttcggacacgcacagctcggtgctgcataggtgctgtgcgtgtacacgcgcagctcgcttgtatttatttacaactcggtcggtgcgcgtgctggtttttaatatggattcagtgataaaagaaaaactaattaaaaaaactaattacaacatagcacaaagattacaaaaaaatacgtcttatataaataatttggcctgtgggaacaaatcgatgttaggtattaaccaggcatgttatatgtgtaataattgcaatggcggcattaggtgagctgcttccatttgcaacgggagtcacataatgtaggtactgtcgcaggcgtattttattttactgcacgcatgactgagctgcagcgtgcacctgcgtggcgtgtgcagcacactgcgtggcgtgcgctgcgtgacgtgcgcgtcacccggtgtgacaggggtgctgcgcacgtcacgcagcgcacgccacgcagcgtgctgcacacgcagccggtgtggctcggccttaaatcgctcacgtacgagtaggtatgtacctatacgtatcaacggtttgtttcatccaagccgcgccgcgccgcgccgcgttcgcgcgttgttcgcctacgtaagccgtagcgttacagctcgaccttcggcgtcacttaatttttaacagatataaacatttgtttcagaagcttggcatttGCCTCGCATGTAGGCTCACCgagctggttataagtacgcttcgggcttattaagtaatgtggagatttctgagctcgaccttcagcgtcactttttacctaaatttttggtttgtcttccaaatctcctcttcttcagcttagcctttgacctcgctgcgccaagctcggcctgcggtctcgctttttaatacaatggacattggttggcgtctatgctctagctgagcttatcctgaagtacggcttcgacctcgcatgaaagctcacctcactAGGGATCTTCGGATTTTTAAGCccagcccggcctttttaacacgctttcacaatttttcacaaaaaatttcgcgctcgctgcgctcgcgtttttttctGGTTGACCCAGAATCTACATGGTTGCTTAACTGGTCAATGAATAGGTAGTCATTTAGACACATGGAAATGTTTTCTTCGAAACTACTGTgcaaaaattttgaaaaaaacacaaaatagttccttacttatcgatgacaggaaaacctattagaaatgtgcagtcaagcgagagtcggacttaattacttagtttttgatgctaTCCCTAgggttttttatagacatttcactcacatttcacatgaaaaaatacattgttaaaaattacggaacccttggagcgcgagtccgactcgcacttggccggttttatttaattGTCCCGGTCTGAGTCCCCACACTTATGGCAAACATAGTATACGGGTTCGCAAAtcttatatttttacacttgactgtattgTTGACACGTGTATGTGGCAGCGTATGCTGGGTGAGCTGGTGTGTGGCCAGCGCGTGCTGCGCGGGGACGCTCTGCGCCGTGCTGTGGGCGCGCTTCCTGCAGGTACCGGCGTTGCTGACTGTACGGTCGGCCACCTCGGCGCCGGCTCCACTGCCCGCTGTGGCCGTCTGTCTCCCGCCGGCGAGCGTCGCCTTCCTTCTTGTCGGACACTTGTGAGTCCTATCACAGCCCTCGTGTTTTTCTTACGATGGCATTTAATTGCTTACATCCAGTTTTATATACAGCTTGTATGATGTCTTGGGTCACGtgggtaggtatgtataattacTGTATAattagggtttgagatccggatatccggatatccgaaatatcgggatatccgtcaaatctaagatccggatccaacgtctcataggatccggatatttcggatctcacggatccgttaaatattgcattggtcgcgttattggtacgcgataacgtcataaaataaatacaaatattgcttaaactaaacagtagtaacagtaacagtattaaaacgacctactacctgcatgcctcctgactggaataagggtaaatatttgtatgttttaaagtaattgttatcaggttttcgctcagtcgcctttgggtcgtctacctggaacatcattagtgcttgtgcgtgttgttatcagtgacttttttgtgttatcgtgtcggttcctagtcttctgttaacataaataacatgtgcttgatgtgctgctgagtaactaataCTGATATTTTTTTcccgttattaagaagctgtagcccaaatttcttaatttcccgaaacttttgtagtaattttacattattttgcagtaattaactggatttatacaaggtgtcccaagaagtagtgatatactgaagctgggaggtagaggacctagagggctatctgaatcacccccatgtatgttccgcaatttttcgtattttcggagttatgattttttttaatttttcacctatcgccgagtacgatgagatttttatttatggtgacgtgaattattgcggtagatgcttgattttttttgtgtgctaagctgatagataggccaattcagtatggtaacatttactatcgttagatctttgaatggaatttaaaaaaaaattaatgccaagaaagataaaattacccagtatgttttatttttttaagcgcccttgaagttgtgaacatactggatAATTTTATAccgcatctaccgcaataattcacgtcaccataaataaaaatctcatcgtactcggcgataggtgaaaaattaaaaaaaatcataactccgaaaatacgaaaaatcgcggaacatacatgggggtgatttagatagccctctaggtcctctacctcccagcttcagtatatcactacttcttgggacaccttatatacctataatggaagattgttgtaatggggactgaataaatgagttagatactttttctaagccatttttctcagtcgaacgactgaaggtatagctattttaccaaggtaaatgAAGTACGtcttttaatagtataaattatatcacaccacaccggtataaaataataaaagtacataaatgtaactttttctccattttctattttgtgagcttataatggcaaatttaagaaaaaacgccgaagttaaagcggtgtttttaggcacctttagaattaattcttctgagcagatatatagaaataaatttgctttaattacttcatttttggcgttttcggttacaaatcgactacggcctcctaaaaaaatgcataatattattaataggaatacctaattaagactacactgaatatcttattatacatatttatatcgttttgagataataataataattattaataattgtaattaactaaaatatgaacattttacattttactagctgttccttgtatgtaagttgtaaatttcgtcacctttcttgatacagatccgtattatccgaattatccggatatccggatccgtcaaattttaatatccgaaatatccggatccgaaaaattgacggatcttgcaaaccctatgtATAATACTGAATCGACCTTCCTTCCAGGTCGGCAGACAATTCAATCACCCGCCGCCTCACCAGCACCTTCGCCAACATCCTCCAAAGCAAGAAGACCAAGCCCGAGAACCTGATGCTCCTTGACACTCTCCTCAAGTCCCACAACGTGACGCTCCTGGAGGCTCTGTATAGGAACATGCCCCCGTGCAGGGAGTTTGCCAAGAAGTGTCGGTGGCAGAAGAAGGAAATACCTTGTGGCAAGCTGTTCCATAGGGAACTCACCATGTACGGAGTTTGTTGCGTCATGAAGTCTAATAAGTAAGCGGTCGCCTTCTATTTAGTTAGATAATAAgttaaattttgataaatccttaaaaaaaaaattctcaatCCGttggaattttattttatgtgagTTCACCGTTTATGAAAATAAAGCTGCGGggaatgatgagatgacagaGGTGCCTTTAGAAGAAACAGCATGCTGCGCTAACGCTGACCCCAAGTGAATGGAAAAAGGGCAAGCGAAGGATAGTGATGATGATTATATTGTTGAAGATTGAAGCTGCCGAAGACCCCGATGGCGATGCTGGACAGCAGCAAGACGTTCCGCATGGTGCTGCAGTGCTCCAAGCCCCGTGTGTTCTTCGGCTGCGAGGTGATCTTGTATTCTGTTCTCTTCTAGGCTGAGCCTAGGCAGTAGTGAACCTACCTACGGCGCTAGAGGTCTTATTAGGTTCGAATCCCAAGCTGATCTGATGTTGGAGACCGGAGatagccataggaactctgtgataaacaaGGTTATTACAACCTTAAccattgtgtttgggtttttgAAATTGTCTCGATGATTATTACTTGACTTGAAAGCAATTACAGTCTGCGATAAAAGTTTGTGTGAGCCATGACATTTTTGACGAAAAACTTGTTCtactttttctttattaaattatacaacgggacttaatcgcgtatctaagttttaagatttacctccgacgtttcgaggacggcgttgtccccgtggtctcggagaagactggcttaagttgacatcagcatcgtctaaccgcgcacgtccacggatcgtcatttctacagcaggaaagtacgggaagccattgaaatcaaaaaacatagtaatttcaatcgggacgagggtttcaagatctcatccacatggaatccagtcattagtaaatgtaagcgtaaacgaatatcgacagtcgataaatcgaatatcgttagtgttgtgtgtcgacagagtgacatccctagtgcgcaaaacgttcaagcggataaacaagaccaagtgcgggt
It encodes the following:
- the LOC134662736 gene encoding uncharacterized protein LOC134662736; protein product: MIKSGLGRATRQFFTTTTLHGFKYLCSGFHSDRVCWVSWCVASACCAGTLCAVLWARFLQVPALLTVRSATSAPAPLPAVAVCLPPASVAFLLVGHLSADNSITRRLTSTFANILQSKKTKPENLMLLDTLLKSHNVTLLEALYRNMPPCREFAKKCRWQKKEIPCGKLFHRELTMYGVCCVMKSNKLKLPKTPMAMLDSSKTFRMVLQCSKPRVFFGCEFFTMYEGEETVSTVTLVPGAEYTAQLAFTSVQDSDSEELVTGSCVSSDSYSRKMCLDTCMERHCGCSNPLRTIFEDKYNVPPACQLWKLGCLQRTENSSCSCLPSCRKISTALSLENNIMKSAEYTFDPLYQGINVSSETVIKLRVLEGGSKIFTRQPTETWFTLLSSLGGVFNMFLGVGLFSALELVFFLLVRVPAAMRTAPEMQLPGTHVTHVQASH